One genomic window of Hymenobacter sp. J193 includes the following:
- a CDS encoding IS630 family transposase codes for MQAYSLDLRQRVAQALAEPGARQAQVAARFCVSLAFVGKLLRRQRHTGSLAALPGRGGPPRCLDAAAQAWLVVQVGRQSDATLAELRDALAADTGQRVSVGVIWRVLDEHGLRRKKSLHATERDTQRVHELRRQYVETVSARGDVHRFYFLDETGLRLDYTRRYARAVGGRRAGGAVPLRRGKSLTLIGALGVRGLKAVQVLDGALDQRRFAFYISQVLGPQLRRGDVLVLDNLPVHKLGGLQEELARRGVEVLFLPPYSPDFAPVEQAWSKLKTKLRQAQARTRQALEQALQTAIDWITSRDAKAWFNHCGYHVHRS; via the coding sequence ATGCAAGCCTATTCTTTGGATTTGCGCCAGCGCGTGGCGCAGGCGCTGGCCGAGCCGGGTGCCCGGCAGGCGCAGGTGGCGGCCCGCTTTTGCGTGAGCCTGGCCTTCGTGGGCAAACTGCTGCGTCGGCAGCGGCACACCGGTTCGCTGGCGGCGCTGCCCGGCCGGGGCGGGCCGCCGCGGTGCCTGGACGCGGCGGCGCAGGCCTGGCTGGTGGTGCAGGTCGGGCGCCAGTCGGACGCGACGCTGGCCGAGTTGCGCGACGCGCTAGCGGCCGACACGGGGCAGCGGGTGAGTGTGGGCGTCATCTGGCGCGTGCTGGACGAGCACGGGCTACGCCGCAAAAAAAGCCTGCACGCCACCGAGCGTGACACGCAACGCGTGCACGAACTGCGGCGTCAGTATGTGGAAACAGTGAGCGCGCGCGGCGACGTGCACCGGTTTTACTTTCTGGACGAGACCGGTCTGCGCCTAGATTACACGCGGCGTTACGCGCGGGCCGTGGGCGGCCGGCGCGCGGGCGGGGCCGTGCCGCTGCGGCGCGGTAAGAGCCTGACGCTGATCGGGGCGCTGGGCGTGCGCGGGCTCAAAGCCGTGCAGGTGCTGGATGGAGCGTTAGACCAGCGCAGATTCGCCTTCTACATCAGCCAAGTGCTGGGTCCGCAACTGCGCCGCGGCGACGTGCTGGTGCTCGACAACCTGCCGGTGCATAAGCTCGGCGGCTTGCAAGAGGAACTGGCCCGGCGCGGCGTCGAGGTGCTGTTTTTGCCGCCCTACTCGCCCGACTTTGCCCCCGTTGAGCAGGCCTGGAGCAAGCTCAAAACCAAGCTCCGTCAGGCCCAAGCCCGTACCCGCCAGGCGCTGGAGCAAGCGTTGCAAACCGCCATCGACTGGATTACCAGCCGCGACGCCAAAGCCTGGTTTAACCACTGCGGCTACCACGTACACCGTTCATGA
- a CDS encoding DEAD/DEAH box helicase produces the protein MTNSLAVDKLSVSHSITSVIHDLTRAFVYKKFLSKRIDIDFSRLKKAGWICSILAESENEVHKQQAQVFAILLHLYGGDKEEYDKLSYVILSRVGNLLSTKFLTSLFNNNIIASNNFRYEFGQLLNIELASDRIGKIIQINDNEVLTTSFQLDLWNKLYSDKNISISAPTSAGKSYIIQNFIQDYYFSNANAQGLYIVPTKALINQASDDLRRMLKETNVRTSFIEDESIENPEGESLYQPIPSGRIIYVLTPERCLRLLEKSEKAKFSPNIIFIDEIQNIEDTGGHGALFEFVLESISVSFPSAKIITAGPFINNEKAVFEEIFNLPVTSCVTSLPPVFQLQTIIRNTKSDNKLDLFVNDTAKSEQFKISIDVDFSLAYELSLNKGVAFAKTIRALVPSSSQQSLVYCPKTNLAESWALKLEEYSQAETELSDELQELIDFIATEIHPKYYLIKCLKKNIAFHHSRLPDIVRKEVEDLFKQGDISVLYCTATLLQGVNLPAHNLFITSPKKRTLDLSSFEFGNLIGRAGRIRDSLYGVVYCIEDNEDAKQWAETFYNASYTKDIIPATRKALQNTVSIVDNADKSSVDIRDEQVASVLTTLRHKYIHLPEGFSSYLYAKKLNQEDILKLLVPIRASLESVTLPREILRLNPGIDPLLQSVLYEVIKKEGIVNWVIVYNGSNFYKRIKQENIVGYKYDELSFYWQFNALCEKLDYIFQLSSESFFKHDIGLPIKVIAYSGYRWLTSTPLKEIISSDINYHVDRFGLDANDDKAVNKRISAVINIQSKIVTFMLAKYFKLLSDLLNYIMNDEEREKYKFTLSLPLMIELGTTEPYVIQLISAGITRSVALQIFNEFKKIRGFKELDIILWIQDSSNLIGISKVSEEARVC, from the coding sequence ATGACGAACTCACTAGCAGTAGATAAATTAAGTGTAAGTCATTCAATAACCTCTGTTATTCATGACTTGACTCGTGCTTTCGTGTATAAAAAATTTCTTTCAAAAAGAATAGACATTGATTTCAGTCGATTAAAAAAAGCTGGTTGGATATGCTCAATATTAGCTGAGAGTGAGAATGAAGTTCATAAACAGCAAGCTCAGGTCTTTGCGATTCTTCTTCACCTATATGGGGGTGATAAAGAAGAGTATGATAAATTGAGTTATGTGATACTTTCCAGAGTTGGCAACTTGTTATCCACAAAATTTCTTACTAGTCTTTTTAACAATAACATTATTGCTTCAAATAACTTTAGATATGAGTTTGGGCAACTATTGAATATCGAATTGGCTTCAGATAGAATAGGTAAGATTATACAAATAAATGACAACGAAGTATTGACAACATCATTTCAGTTGGATTTGTGGAATAAGCTGTATTCTGACAAGAATATATCAATTTCTGCTCCTACTTCGGCGGGCAAATCATACATTATACAAAATTTTATTCAAGACTATTATTTTAGTAATGCAAATGCACAAGGGTTGTATATTGTTCCTACAAAAGCTCTGATCAATCAAGCAAGTGATGACTTGAGGAGGATGCTTAAGGAGACAAATGTAAGGACTTCATTTATTGAAGATGAATCAATTGAGAATCCGGAAGGCGAGTCTTTATATCAACCTATCCCATCTGGGAGAATAATTTATGTATTAACTCCAGAAAGGTGCCTCAGGCTTCTGGAAAAATCAGAAAAAGCTAAGTTCTCGCCTAATATAATATTTATTGATGAAATTCAAAATATCGAAGATACAGGCGGGCATGGTGCATTATTTGAGTTTGTATTAGAGTCAATTTCTGTTTCGTTTCCTAGTGCTAAAATAATAACAGCAGGGCCGTTTATTAACAATGAAAAGGCTGTATTTGAAGAGATATTTAATCTTCCTGTTACGTCTTGCGTAACATCTTTGCCTCCTGTTTTTCAGCTCCAAACAATAATTCGTAATACTAAGTCAGATAATAAATTAGATCTCTTTGTTAATGATACAGCAAAAAGCGAACAATTTAAAATATCTATTGATGTTGATTTTAGTTTAGCATATGAGCTAAGCCTGAACAAAGGTGTAGCGTTTGCAAAGACTATTAGAGCGTTAGTCCCTAGCTCTTCACAGCAAAGCTTGGTATACTGCCCTAAGACTAACCTGGCGGAGTCTTGGGCACTCAAGCTGGAAGAGTACTCTCAAGCTGAAACAGAACTCTCAGATGAACTTCAGGAGTTAATTGATTTCATAGCTACAGAAATACATCCAAAGTACTATTTGATTAAATGCCTCAAAAAGAATATTGCTTTCCATCATAGCCGTCTACCTGATATTGTAAGGAAAGAAGTAGAGGATTTATTTAAACAAGGTGATATAAGTGTATTGTATTGTACTGCGACTTTATTGCAGGGAGTTAATCTGCCAGCGCATAATCTTTTTATTACATCGCCTAAAAAGCGAACCTTAGATTTGTCCTCTTTTGAATTCGGCAACCTTATAGGAAGAGCAGGAAGGATTAGGGACTCTCTTTATGGGGTAGTATATTGTATAGAGGATAATGAAGATGCCAAGCAGTGGGCTGAAACATTTTATAATGCTTCTTACACAAAGGATATCATCCCAGCTACAAGGAAGGCTTTACAGAACACTGTATCTATAGTGGATAATGCTGATAAAAGCAGTGTTGATATAAGAGATGAACAGGTGGCTTCTGTGTTAACCACTCTGAGGCATAAATACATTCATTTGCCAGAAGGTTTTAGCTCATATTTGTATGCTAAAAAGTTAAATCAAGAAGATATACTAAAGTTGTTAGTTCCTATTAGAGCGAGTTTAGAATCGGTTACTTTGCCAAGAGAAATTTTGAGATTAAATCCTGGTATTGATCCTTTATTGCAGAGTGTTCTATATGAAGTAATTAAAAAGGAAGGTATTGTAAACTGGGTAATTGTTTATAATGGATCTAATTTCTACAAAAGAATTAAGCAGGAAAATATTGTTGGTTATAAATACGATGAGTTGAGTTTCTATTGGCAATTCAATGCTCTTTGCGAGAAGTTAGATTATATTTTTCAATTATCTTCAGAGTCTTTTTTTAAGCATGATATTGGTTTGCCAATAAAGGTTATTGCTTATTCAGGATATAGATGGTTGACTAGCACGCCATTGAAAGAAATAATTTCTAGTGATATTAATTACCATGTAGATCGGTTTGGTCTTGATGCTAATGATGATAAAGCAGTAAACAAGCGTATCAGTGCGGTTATAAATATTCAGTCTAAAATTGTTACATTTATGTTGGCTAAATATTTTAAGTTATTATCGGATTTGCTGAATTACATAATGAATGATGAAGAAAGAGAAAAATATAAGTTTACTTTGTCTTTGCCATTGATGATTGAGCTTGGTACTACTGAGCCATATGTAATACAATTGATTTCTGCTGGAATTACACGTAGCGTAGCTTTGCAAATTTTTAATGAATTTAAAAAGATTAGAGGGTTTAAGGAGCTTGATATTATTTTATGGATTCAAGATTCTTCTAATTTAATTGGTATCAGTAAGGTATCTGAAGAAGCAAGGGTTTGTTAA
- a CDS encoding ATP-binding protein, whose amino-acid sequence MKKWLYCLMSVCMLALPGWAASLTRLDSLRQLGRWPLTVQLAVATRRVTPATAPLVGELVRRPGVPRAVRVELLANLAGHYLHENQPSLAIIQMLQTRRMALADHDSSRLSTACEWLCYAYSLLKDPRPGLRYGQEALRTVPAHDPDQARRLTGIYFNLADCAALIPDYPLAARYYRQALRLTRQTQDSANTAVALASLATYALRQQQLPQAAQLLDSAYASYLPPRYLGVQLVLDLLRGTLARQQGQYTAAVQWLEPARARARQARQLNDELQALKELVPALSQLGRYREALVHQQRLTVLRDSMFEESSARHAREMHTLYQTQEKEQQLTRLRLRTQARETLLRQRTLLFVGVLVGVGLLVTLVIVRQRARHILATTAEALRVRNRIAADLHDEVGTLLTRVSLQAELLRQTQPAPQPALDRLLTNSRAAAGTMRDIVWSIDAEADTVGALLDRMRDHLDQTAVPAGLETHLEASGLHDHNPIAPVVRQHLYLVFKEAVTNAARHARGATQVQVKLEKTPGTLQLTVLDDAPAASAPAPRSGMGLRNMRQRAEALCGQLQAGPMPGGGFRVQLRLPA is encoded by the coding sequence ATGAAGAAGTGGTTGTATTGTCTGATGAGCGTGTGTATGCTGGCTTTGCCGGGGTGGGCGGCTTCCCTCACCCGCCTCGACAGCCTGCGCCAGCTTGGGCGCTGGCCGCTGACAGTGCAGCTGGCGGTAGCAACTCGCCGGGTGACGCCGGCCACCGCGCCGTTGGTTGGTGAGCTGGTGCGCCGCCCGGGAGTGCCGCGGGCGGTGCGGGTCGAGCTGCTGGCCAACTTGGCCGGCCACTACCTGCACGAAAACCAGCCCAGCCTGGCCATCATCCAGATGCTGCAAACCCGGCGCATGGCCCTGGCCGACCACGACTCCAGCCGCCTGAGCACGGCCTGCGAGTGGCTTTGCTACGCCTATTCTCTGCTGAAAGACCCCCGACCCGGCCTGCGCTACGGCCAGGAGGCCCTGCGCACGGTACCCGCCCACGACCCGGACCAGGCCCGGCGCCTGACGGGCATCTATTTCAACCTGGCCGACTGCGCCGCCCTCATTCCCGACTACCCGCTGGCCGCGCGCTACTACCGGCAGGCGCTGCGCCTGACGCGGCAAACCCAGGACTCGGCCAACACCGCCGTGGCGCTGGCCAGCCTAGCTACCTATGCCCTCCGGCAGCAGCAGCTGCCCCAGGCCGCACAGCTACTCGACTCGGCCTACGCCAGCTACCTACCTCCGCGCTACCTGGGTGTGCAGCTGGTGCTGGACCTGCTGCGGGGTACGCTGGCCCGGCAGCAGGGGCAGTACACCGCGGCCGTGCAGTGGCTGGAGCCTGCCCGCGCCCGCGCCCGCCAGGCCCGGCAGCTGAACGATGAGCTGCAGGCCCTGAAGGAGCTGGTGCCGGCCCTGAGCCAGCTGGGGCGCTACCGCGAAGCCCTGGTGCACCAGCAGCGCCTCACCGTGCTGCGCGACAGTATGTTTGAGGAGTCCAGTGCCCGCCACGCCCGCGAGATGCACACCCTCTACCAAACCCAGGAAAAGGAGCAGCAGCTGACCCGACTGCGCCTGCGCACCCAGGCCCGCGAAACCCTGCTCCGGCAGCGCACCCTGCTGTTCGTGGGGGTGCTGGTAGGTGTGGGGCTGCTGGTCACGCTGGTAATTGTGCGGCAGCGGGCCCGCCATATACTGGCTACAACCGCTGAGGCCCTGCGCGTGCGCAACCGTATTGCCGCCGACCTGCACGATGAGGTAGGGACCCTGCTCACCCGCGTGAGCCTGCAGGCCGAGCTGCTGCGCCAGACCCAGCCTGCGCCCCAGCCCGCCCTCGACCGCCTGCTGACCAACAGCCGCGCCGCCGCCGGCACCATGCGCGACATTGTGTGGAGCATTGATGCCGAAGCCGACACCGTGGGGGCTCTGCTCGACCGGATGCGTGACCACCTCGACCAGACGGCCGTGCCCGCCGGCCTGGAAACGCACCTCGAAGCCAGCGGCCTGCACGACCACAACCCCATTGCGCCCGTCGTGCGCCAGCACCTCTACCTGGTTTTCAAAGAAGCCGTGACCAACGCCGCGCGCCATGCCCGCGGGGCCACCCAGGTGCAGGTGAAGCTGGAGAAAACGCCCGGCACCCTGCAGCTCACCGTGCTCGACGATGCACCCGCAGCCTCAGCTCCGGCCCCCCGCAGCGGTATGGGCCTGCGCAACATGCGCCAGCGCGCCGAGGCCCTGTGCGGCCAGCTGCAGGCCGGCCCTATGCCGGGCGGGGGCTTCCGGGTGCAGCTGCGCTTGCCCGCGTAG
- a CDS encoding Arm DNA-binding domain-containing protein codes for MSKITFILRPENKKGEHPISIKHTHEGSPFVKATGVAVQLKYFNQTTGKISNKLPMAPEWNACIAQVYEDIETAARNILGRGGEPDTHSMAIEYTEITTLRLEAGQKKNQQPLQVTQAITHVIAES; via the coding sequence ATGTCCAAAATCACATTTATACTTCGCCCTGAAAATAAGAAAGGAGAGCACCCAATTAGTATAAAGCATACTCATGAAGGCAGCCCTTTTGTGAAAGCTACAGGTGTTGCAGTACAACTCAAGTACTTCAATCAAACCACCGGAAAGATTAGTAATAAACTACCTATGGCTCCCGAGTGGAATGCTTGCATAGCACAGGTATATGAGGATATTGAGACAGCAGCGAGAAATATATTAGGCAGAGGAGGTGAGCCAGACACTCACAGTATGGCTATTGAGTATACCGAAATCACTACTCTTAGACTTGAGGCAGGACAGAAGAAGAATCAGCAGCCATTACAAGTTACTCAAGCCATTACTCATGTTATAGCGGAATCATGA
- a CDS encoding site-specific integrase, with protein MFSGFITRHIEEKKQLVDSKTLKLYVNLRNLVNEFKPSLRIDEITLSVMDSFRDWLIARGLRNLTIRSIFIKFRAVIHHFAEALELNTKELTKFVNVKKLKNKNLIYLTKNELADLLSLELDNPRHQRVRDILAIMCLTGLRWSDVFFTKANVRNGMVSLTTNKTNTTVSIPLSSQAIEILERNNYSLKRVAVSEFNTQIKKVCALIPSLNVLEEIIHYTGTNRQREVRPKAELISAHAGRKTFINLCLQNGVNPATIKGWVGHSDLKMIMEHYAHLTSNQTEEIAKVFV; from the coding sequence TTGTTCTCAGGATTCATTACTAGGCATATTGAGGAAAAGAAGCAACTCGTTGATAGCAAGACATTAAAGCTGTATGTCAATCTGAGAAACTTAGTCAATGAGTTTAAACCTTCGCTAAGGATTGATGAAATCACTTTATCAGTGATGGACAGCTTTAGAGACTGGTTGATTGCTAGAGGCTTGAGGAATTTAACTATTAGGTCCATTTTCATCAAGTTCAGGGCTGTAATCCATCATTTTGCAGAGGCACTTGAGCTTAATACCAAAGAGCTAACCAAGTTTGTAAATGTTAAAAAGCTCAAAAATAAGAATCTTATTTATCTTACTAAGAATGAATTAGCAGATTTATTGAGCTTGGAGCTTGATAATCCAAGGCATCAAAGAGTGAGGGACATATTAGCTATAATGTGCCTTACTGGATTGCGATGGTCTGATGTTTTCTTTACTAAGGCCAATGTCAGGAATGGAATGGTTAGCCTGACTACCAACAAAACCAATACTACTGTAAGCATTCCTCTATCTAGCCAAGCAATTGAGATACTTGAGAGAAACAACTACTCATTGAAGAGAGTAGCAGTCAGCGAGTTCAATACCCAAATCAAGAAAGTATGTGCCTTGATTCCTTCCTTAAATGTGTTAGAAGAAATTATCCACTATACAGGCACCAACAGGCAAAGAGAGGTCAGACCTAAAGCAGAGCTAATAAGTGCTCATGCAGGCCGTAAAACCTTCATAAATCTATGCTTACAGAATGGTGTTAACCCAGCCACTATTAAGGGGTGGGTAGGTCATTCAGACTTAAAGATGATTATGGAGCATTATGCTCATTTGACTTCAAACCAAACTGAGGAGATAGCCAAGGTATTTGTATAG
- a CDS encoding response regulator transcription factor, giving the protein MNFPVRLALIEDDPEVRELLHGYLCRQPELRCVLLAESVESFLQQLPDVLQPPQVLLLDIHLPGLSGLDALPLLRQRLPEVEIIMQTVFDDADRIYRALCAGASGYVLKNSSLEEYKAAVLEAARGGAPMSRAVARKVLAHFKPSATLQSDLLSAREREVVQAMVDGLSDKQVATRLELSVETVRTYVKRIYKKLEVGSRTELMSRAAKGQL; this is encoded by the coding sequence GCTACCTGTGCCGCCAGCCCGAGCTGCGGTGCGTGCTGCTGGCCGAGTCGGTAGAAAGCTTCCTGCAGCAGCTGCCCGATGTGCTGCAGCCGCCCCAGGTGCTGCTGCTCGACATCCACCTGCCCGGCCTCAGCGGCCTCGATGCCCTGCCCCTGCTGCGCCAGCGCCTGCCCGAGGTCGAAATCATCATGCAAACCGTGTTCGATGATGCCGACCGCATCTACCGGGCGCTGTGTGCCGGGGCCTCGGGCTACGTGCTCAAGAACTCCTCCCTCGAAGAATACAAAGCCGCTGTGCTGGAAGCCGCCCGGGGCGGGGCCCCCATGAGCCGGGCCGTGGCCCGCAAGGTGCTGGCCCACTTCAAGCCCTCGGCCACCCTGCAGTCCGACCTGCTGTCGGCCCGGGAGCGGGAAGTGGTGCAGGCTATGGTCGATGGCCTGAGCGACAAGCAGGTAGCCACCCGCCTCGAGCTGTCGGTAGAAACGGTGCGTACCTACGTCAAGCGCATCTACAAGAAGCTGGAAGTAGGCAGCCGCACCGAGCTGATGAGCCGGGCCGCCAAAGGCCAGCTCTAG